The following is a genomic window from Citrifermentans bemidjiense Bem.
GCTCGGCGCCAAGGTGTTCCGCACCCGCGACCCACAGGAGGTGAAGCGCTACATCCTGCAACTGGCCAAGGATAAAGGGGTCAGGAGCGTGGTGAAGTCGAAGTCCATGGCGACGGAGGAGATCCACCTGAACCGTGCCCTGCTGGACGAGGGAATCTCGGTCGCCGAAACCGACCTGGGGGAATGGATCATCCAGCTCGCCGGCCAAACCCCGTCGCACATGGTCATGCCGGCCATCCACATGACCAAGGAGGAGGTGGCGGAGATCTTCAGCAAAGAGGTCGACGAGCGGCTCTCCACCGACATCCCGAGGCTGGTGAAGGTGGCCCGCAACGAACTCCGCCCTAAGTTCCTGGCCGCGGACATGGGTATCTCCGGCGGCAACATAGCCGTCGCCGAGACCGGAAGCATCGTGCTTGTGACCAACGAGGGGAACGCGAGGCTCGTAACTTCCCTTCCCAGGATCCACGTGGCGCTGATCGGCGTCGAGAAACTGGTGGAGAAGTTCGAGAGCGTCGCCCCCATCCTGGACGCGCTACCCAGGAGCGCCACGGCGCAGCTTCTCACCAGCTACGTCTCCATCATCACCGGCCCCACACCTAACGACGACGGGAGCGAAAAGGAGCTGCACATCATCCTGATGGACAACCGGCGCACTGAGATGGCGCAGGACCCCAAGTTCAAGCAGGCTCTGCAATGCATCCGCTGCGGCTCCTGCCTGAACGTCTGCCCGATCTTCCGGCTGGTGGGGGGGCACGTCTTCGGCAGCATCTACACCGGGGGGATCGGCACCATCCTCACCGCCTGGTTCGACGAGCTGAAGAAGTCCGAGGATATACAGGGGCTTTGCATCCAGTGCGGCAACTGCAAGGAGGTCTGCCCGGGCAAGCTCGACATACCCGAGATGATCATGGAGATACGGCGCAGGCTGGTGCTGGAAAAGGGGCAGCCGCTGCTGCAGAAGGCGATATTCGGCGTGGTGAACAACAGAAGGCTTTTCCACGGCATGCTGCGCGCCGCCTCCGTCGCCGCAAAGCCCTTCAGCTCCGCAGGGTTCATCCGCCACCTGCCGCTGTTTCTGGCCGACCTAACCGACGGACGCAGCCTCCCGGCCATCGCGGAGAAGCCGTTCAGGGACATCTTCCCGGAGATCGTGCAGCCGCAGGCAAAGGAAAAGGCCGTCTTCTACGCCGGCTGCCTGATCGACTTCGCCTACCCCGAGACGGGGGTCGCGCTGGTGAAGCTGCTGAATAAGGCGGGGATCGAGGTGGTCTTCCCCGAGGAGCAGACCTGCTGCGGAGCCCCGGCGCTCTACAACGGGGCCTACGAGGTCGCGGCGCAAAACGCCGTGGACAACATACAAGCGCTCTTGCAGCAGGAGGCGCAGTACGTGGTCTCCGCCTGCCCCACCTGCACGGTGGCGCTGGCGCACGAGTTCGGCAAGACCCTGGAAAGCCTGGGACAGACCGAGTGGATGGAAAAAGCGCAGGAGCTGGCCGCTAAGACGGTGGATCTCTCCACCCTCGTGAAGCGGTTGACCGATGAAGGAAGGCTGAGCTTTGAGGAAGGGGAAGGGCTTTCGAAAATCACCTACCACGACTCCTGCCATCTCAAGCGGACGCTCAAGGTGTCGGAAGAGCCGCGCGAACTGCTGCAAAAGGCGGGTTACCAGCTGGAGGAGATGTTCGAGTGCGACATGTGCTGCGGCATGGGAGGTTCCTACTCCATGAAGCTTCCCGAGATCTCGGCGCCAATACTCAAGCGGAAACTGCAGAACATCAAGGAAACCGGGGCGCCGGTAGTGGCCATGGACTGCCCGGGGTGCGTGATGCAGATCCGCGGCGGATTCGATCAGCAAGAGGGCGGGGTGAAGGTGAAGCATACCGCCGAGCTTTTGGCCGAGCGATTGAAAGGCTAGCAGCCATAGGTGCCATCGATTCCATGAATGTTGATCACAGTTGATCTTCGTCCACTACTCTCCCCCTCCCTCGACGGGAGGGGGTCGGGGGGTGGGTGAAGCTGCAACAGAGTCATAGCTTGGCGCCTTCCCCCCCACTCCAACCCTCCCCCGCAAGGGGGGAGGGAGTATGAGCCGGAATCGACGGCGGAAGATTACGCAATCCGGAAAAAGCAAAAGCCGCTCGAAAATTCGAGCGGCTTTTGCCGTTTTGCAGCAGCCTCCCTGTCCCTTTACGCCTTCATCTTCGCTTCCTCGGGCTTGCCGAGGAGCGCCTTCAGCGCGCCGAATACCAGGAGCGCTGCGGGAACCATCTGCCCCGCTACGATGACGGCGGCAAATCCCATGAAGGCCCAGACAAGGATGCCAGGCTCGTCGACCTGCGCACCGTTTGCTGCAAAAGCCGTGGTCGCAGAAGCGGCCGTTGCAAGAATCGCGGTAATAGGTGCTCTCGCTCTCATGACATCCTCCTTTTTGGAATCAGTTCTTTAGTCTGCTTGATTCATGAAGAGCATCAAGCATGCCAGAGCTGCATGCGAAGCGATTTTATCCTCAAGTCATTGAAATCACAGCAATCACCCATTCGTAGCGCTCTTCCGGCCGCAGCCGATAGTATCTTTTTTTCATACACCTGGGACAGTTAAAGAGTCGTCCCGCCCACTGATAAAACTTCCAAGTCACTGTATTCATTAAGACTACCCCCGCACGCGTGGGTGTATAACTGCGTCATGCGCCTAAGTATCGGATCCTGTGCAGAAAAAAGCAAGGCCATCAACCCGTTGAGAGTTGATGGCCCTGCCCTGCATTCAGCTTCTTCCTGCAAGTTACTTAGCCAAGATCATTTCCACCTCGATGCTGATATCGACGTCATCGCCGACCGCCACCCCACCAGCCTCAAGTGCCTTGTTCCAGACAACTCCAAACTCCTTCCTGCTGATCTTGGTGGTAGCTGAGGCGCCGCGCCGGATATTTCCCATCGGATCCTTCACCTCCGCAGACGGTCCGTCGACCTCCAGAACGACCGGCCTGGTCATGCCATGCAGGGTCAGGTTGCCAGTCATCCTGAGCTTGCCGTCCCCTTTTTTATCGATCTTCGTCGAGGTAAAGGTCATGGTCGGGTACTTCTCGACGTCCAGGAAGTCGGCGCTCTTTAGATGCGCGTCCCTCTTGGCAACACCCGAATCGAGCGAGGCTGTGTCGATGCTGGCAGTAACGTGCGATTTAGCGACGTCCTTGTCGTCCACCGTAACCACACCGGAAACCTTCCCGAAGCCTCCCTTAACGTGCGAAACCATCAGGTGACGTACCTTGAACTGCGCGCTTGAGTGTTCCGGATCTATGTTCCAGGTCGATGCAATGGCAAACGCCGGGACCATTACGAGAAAAGCCGCCGCGAAGATGGCA
Proteins encoded in this region:
- the ldhH gene encoding L-lactate dehydrogenase (quinone) large subunit LdhH, which produces MKKEFKASINRALNDANLTGALGKFSEAYKVNRAKAYDGMDFEALRSTVAEAKSKAACHLDEVADVFKANAEALGAKVFRTRDPQEVKRYILQLAKDKGVRSVVKSKSMATEEIHLNRALLDEGISVAETDLGEWIIQLAGQTPSHMVMPAIHMTKEEVAEIFSKEVDERLSTDIPRLVKVARNELRPKFLAADMGISGGNIAVAETGSIVLVTNEGNARLVTSLPRIHVALIGVEKLVEKFESVAPILDALPRSATAQLLTSYVSIITGPTPNDDGSEKELHIILMDNRRTEMAQDPKFKQALQCIRCGSCLNVCPIFRLVGGHVFGSIYTGGIGTILTAWFDELKKSEDIQGLCIQCGNCKEVCPGKLDIPEMIMEIRRRLVLEKGQPLLQKAIFGVVNNRRLFHGMLRAASVAAKPFSSAGFIRHLPLFLADLTDGRSLPAIAEKPFRDIFPEIVQPQAKEKAVFYAGCLIDFAYPETGVALVKLLNKAGIEVVFPEEQTCCGAPALYNGAYEVAAQNAVDNIQALLQQEAQYVVSACPTCTVALAHEFGKTLESLGQTEWMEKAQELAAKTVDLSTLVKRLTDEGRLSFEEGEGLSKITYHDSCHLKRTLKVSEEPRELLQKAGYQLEEMFECDMCCGMGGSYSMKLPEISAPILKRKLQNIKETGAPVVAMDCPGCVMQIRGGFDQQEGGVKVKHTAELLAERLKG
- a CDS encoding YceI family protein, with product MNRSIKHFAAIFAAAFLVMVPAFAIASTWNIDPEHSSAQFKVRHLMVSHVKGGFGKVSGVVTVDDKDVAKSHVTASIDTASLDSGVAKRDAHLKSADFLDVEKYPTMTFTSTKIDKKGDGKLRMTGNLTLHGMTRPVVLEVDGPSAEVKDPMGNIRRGASATTKISRKEFGVVWNKALEAGGVAVGDDVDISIEVEMILAK